Proteins encoded within one genomic window of bacterium:
- a CDS encoding tetratricopeptide repeat protein — protein sequence MKKKIIIFSLILLLLVLVGGGVYFYNKNKVRTTAFNVISLDVDTAFKNGDLGKAIDLLDQSLKKNPNDTSTLLALSISWAQRGSLEYKENEYGQKALDYAKQVLKMDSNNIKGYIALGYADEIMGDFKGAIESYNRALALDGNNVDAIRHRGHAYDLSGDLAKAEIDYIKADSLDSTNLDVKMNLGRLYIRQAKINDAKINFLTVANSVDNARVKAEAYYNLSLIEIGSTSTSSLKMAFDYASSSISADPTYPQAYAVMGNVYIKKGDNTKALEFLDKAISIYPNLSYALGLIADVYAKEGNIEKTIQAYEVQKKAALVDIGLMQGVRSLIISHADLKEAIFYTKNNKKEEAVTSLKIAMDVSKDPVNDLNILFLTLDKNAGGKFNNLLNYQPYKDLVEQFKEKIKAGFLKPRNEVSHTPPLLMQKLLSIFNIKKAIAYKNVAGMCGSVGDKFFYDNEGNYDGFEFTRIACDIFIAYYSGNTSFNYSSAFGTLYSYTASWDNYLVVNYASYIGCSNGWGIAVAIAPPKPELYSGSCSTNTGGSTANFSWKNATGYDTVYFRAVDMTLDPTGTNQSLYKESIKGSSYSFTAVLGHSYKWWIHTREYGTDFWSPAVGSSFVCPPHPAPPTNATSSCSANGGTANFSWTNASDYRNIYFRAVDTTLHPGAVYGTNIPDLFNESVPGSSYSFNTVPGHSYVWWINTRSSTDDRSTEIVSGNFKCTLTPPTPSAPTITGPTDVTLGVPAIYTAVSHLNPVAKKENTSFLASIIFSFKKVFAQAAVETKLIYTFDWNNDGAKVSTSTAVLPGVSVQASNTWSTKGTTTFRVKTTESAGGASSAWVPVTINVSDKPKVQALFYCVSPNLSWNAVPNAISYDFEVKNKTDLTSVHKTITGTTVDISQYLNNTNISFGVRAIYSGNLKGDQTWVNNITPTCPKLGDSLNIKSGMIFGSNPPWANETTKKCAYFGQIDPTIVMSDEKTYTGIVVKACSIDGISVSLSNTVNGGKGFEDLPKNIGTHTLSCSVDFDNGVDSNGVVKKSNATAILTSKCSSLGDTQER from the coding sequence GTGAAAAAGAAAATTATAATATTCAGTCTAATTTTATTATTGCTAGTTTTGGTAGGAGGAGGTGTATATTTTTACAATAAAAATAAAGTACGAACAACCGCTTTTAATGTGATTTCTTTGGATGTTGATACTGCCTTCAAAAATGGCGATCTAGGTAAGGCTATAGATTTGTTAGATCAGTCCTTGAAGAAAAATCCAAATGACACATCTACACTATTAGCTCTTTCTATTTCTTGGGCTCAAAGAGGAAGTCTTGAGTATAAAGAAAATGAGTATGGTCAAAAGGCACTTGATTATGCAAAACAGGTTTTGAAAATGGATTCAAATAATATAAAGGGTTATATTGCTCTTGGGTATGCTGATGAAATCATGGGTGATTTTAAAGGTGCAATAGAATCGTATAATAGAGCTCTCGCCTTAGATGGAAATAATGTAGATGCAATACGTCATAGAGGTCATGCCTATGATCTGTCTGGAGACCTTGCAAAAGCGGAGATAGATTATATTAAGGCTGATAGTTTGGATTCAACAAACTTAGACGTAAAAATGAATCTTGGAAGACTATATATTAGACAGGCAAAAATAAATGATGCTAAAATAAATTTCCTTACAGTGGCTAATTCTGTCGATAACGCAAGGGTAAAAGCAGAAGCATATTATAACCTAAGTCTTATTGAAATCGGTTCAACATCTACGAGTTCTTTAAAAATGGCTTTTGATTATGCATCTAGTTCAATATCTGCAGACCCCACTTATCCCCAAGCCTATGCTGTCATGGGAAATGTGTATATAAAGAAGGGGGATAATACAAAAGCATTAGAATTTTTAGATAAGGCAATTAGTATTTATCCAAATCTTTCATATGCATTAGGATTAATTGCTGATGTTTATGCAAAAGAAGGAAATATAGAAAAAACTATTCAAGCTTATGAGGTTCAGAAAAAGGCAGCTCTAGTTGACATTGGTTTGATGCAAGGAGTTAGGAGTTTGATAATTAGTCATGCAGATTTGAAGGAGGCTATTTTCTATACTAAGAATAATAAAAAGGAGGAAGCTGTGACTAGCTTAAAAATTGCAATGGATGTAAGTAAGGATCCAGTGAATGATTTGAATATATTATTTCTTACTCTTGATAAAAATGCGGGTGGTAAATTTAATAATTTACTAAATTATCAGCCATACAAAGATTTAGTAGAACAGTTTAAAGAAAAAATAAAAGCAGGATTTCTTAAGCCTAGAAATGAAGTTTCTCATACGCCACCGCTGCTTATGCAGAAATTATTAAGTATTTTTAATATTAAAAAGGCAATAGCGTATAAAAATGTTGCTGGAATGTGTGGTAGTGTAGGTGATAAATTTTTCTACGATAATGAGGGGAACTATGACGGTTTTGAATTCACTAGAATTGCTTGTGATATTTTTATTGCTTATTATTCAGGCAATACTTCGTTTAATTATAGTAGTGCGTTTGGGACATTATATTCATATACTGCTAGTTGGGACAATTACTTAGTCGTTAATTATGCTTCTTACATAGGGTGCTCAAATGGTTGGGGTATTGCGGTGGCTATAGCTCCACCAAAACCTGAGTTATATAGTGGAAGTTGTTCAACTAATACTGGTGGGTCTACCGCTAACTTTAGTTGGAAAAACGCAACTGGCTATGACACTGTATATTTTCGAGCGGTTGATATGACCCTTGACCCGACTGGAACAAACCAAAGTTTATATAAGGAATCAATAAAGGGATCATCCTACTCATTTACTGCGGTACTTGGTCATTCCTACAAATGGTGGATTCACACCAGGGAGTACGGTACTGATTTTTGGAGCCCTGCGGTTGGTAGTAGCTTTGTATGTCCCCCTCATCCCGCACCACCAACAAACGCTACCTCCTCCTGTTCAGCAAATGGTGGAACAGCTAATTTTTCTTGGACAAATGCATCTGATTATAGAAATATATATTTCAGAGCTGTTGATACAACCTTACATCCCGGTGCAGTTTACGGAACAAATATTCCAGACTTATTTAATGAATCTGTGCCTGGGTCTAGTTATTCATTTAATACTGTACCCGGACATTCATATGTTTGGTGGATCAATACCAGGTCTTCTACTGATGATAGGAGTACCGAGATTGTAAGTGGTAATTTTAAATGTACACTTACTCCACCAACTCCCTCAGCTCCAACCATCACCGGCCCTACTGATGTAACCCTTGGAGTACCTGCAATATACACAGCTGTATCACATTTAAATCCTGTTGCAAAAAAAGAAAATACTTCATTTCTTGCATCAATAATTTTTTCTTTCAAAAAAGTTTTTGCTCAGGCTGCTGTAGAAACTAAATTAATATATACATTTGACTGGAATAATGATGGTGCCAAAGTGTCTACAAGCACAGCTGTACTTCCGGGTGTTTCAGTTCAGGCATCAAACACATGGAGTACAAAAGGAACTACCACCTTTAGAGTCAAAACTACGGAATCTGCTGGTGGAGCCTCATCAGCTTGGGTACCTGTTACTATAAATGTCTCAGATAAACCTAAGGTCCAAGCATTGTTCTATTGTGTATCTCCAAACCTATCTTGGAATGCTGTTCCAAATGCTATAAGTTATGATTTTGAAGTTAAAAATAAAACTGATTTAACGTCAGTACATAAAACTATAACAGGTACAACTGTAGATATTTCTCAGTATCTAAATAATACAAATATCTCGTTTGGTGTTAGAGCAATATATTCTGGAAATCTTAAGGGAGATCAAACCTGGGTAAATAATATTACGCCAACTTGTCCTAAGTTGGGTGATAGTTTGAACATAAAGAGCGGTATGATATTTGGATCAAATCCGCCATGGGCAAATGAAACAACTAAAAAATGTGCATATTTTGGACAAATAGATCCTACTATTGTTATGTCAGATGAAAAAACCTACACAGGAATTGTTGTAAAAGCATGCTCAATTGATGGAATAAGTGTGTCTTTGTCTAATACAGTAAATGGGGGAAAGGGGTTTGAAGATCTTCCAAAAAATATTGGTACTCATACTTTGTCTTGTAGTGTGGACTTTGATAATGGTGTAGATTCTAATGGTGTAGTAAAAAAATCTAACGCTACCGCCATTCTAACTTCTAAGTGTTCTAGCTTAGGGGATACTCAGGAGAGATAA
- a CDS encoding ATP-grasp domain-containing protein: MTIGFKSGKKTTVGVLRGGPSQEYDISLTTGKHILNLLKKEPLCEEYNAVDIFVDRDGVWHISGAPVSPEEAVSRVDVLFNAMHGAYGGDGRLQSVLDSFAKPYTGTKGLGSAMALNKALAKENFKNLGIKSPFYKEVNIKLDEDVEPVAHDLFKSFPMPVIIKPRSSGSSLGISIAHNFTELMKALEHTRGFSEEIVVEEYLTGKEIISGFIEDFRGQDLYNTVPVQVRHEKTSTSGVLNNDGELSNIGTGTGHFDWASKTSGIYNYEAPAMITEEEKGIIENAMRSVKESFNLRHYGTFDFLIHPKRGVYLLEVNTQPSLQEEATLFKSLGSVGVKAHEFLGHVLKLAMGKK; this comes from the coding sequence ATGACAATTGGATTTAAATCTGGAAAGAAAACTACCGTTGGAGTACTGAGAGGTGGACCTTCACAGGAATATGATATATCTCTAACTACAGGTAAGCATATTTTGAATTTGCTAAAAAAAGAGCCTTTGTGTGAGGAATATAATGCTGTTGATATTTTTGTCGATAGAGATGGGGTATGGCATATTTCAGGAGCTCCTGTGTCGCCTGAGGAGGCAGTTAGCAGGGTAGATGTACTATTTAATGCAATGCATGGAGCGTATGGTGGAGACGGAAGATTGCAAAGTGTTTTGGATTCTTTTGCAAAACCATATACTGGAACAAAAGGTTTGGGGTCTGCAATGGCTTTAAATAAGGCACTCGCAAAAGAGAATTTTAAGAATCTTGGAATTAAATCTCCATTTTATAAAGAGGTAAATATAAAATTAGATGAAGACGTTGAACCAGTTGCTCATGACTTATTCAAAAGTTTTCCAATGCCTGTAATTATTAAACCTAGAAGTTCTGGATCATCTTTGGGGATTTCTATCGCGCATAATTTTACAGAATTAATGAAAGCCCTTGAGCACACAAGAGGCTTTAGTGAGGAAATTGTGGTTGAAGAGTATTTAACTGGAAAAGAAATTATTTCAGGATTCATTGAAGACTTTAGAGGACAAGATTTGTACAATACAGTACCTGTTCAGGTTAGACATGAAAAAACTTCAACATCAGGTGTTTTAAATAATGATGGGGAGTTATCAAATATAGGTACAGGAACTGGGCACTTTGATTGGGCTTCAAAAACTTCAGGAATTTACAATTATGAGGCTCCTGCTATGATAACAGAGGAAGAAAAGGGAATTATTGAGAATGCTATGAGAAGCGTTAAGGAGTCATTTAACCTAAGACATTATGGAACTTTCGATTTTCTAATTCATCCAAAAAGAGGTGTCTATTTGCTCGAGGTTAATACCCAGCCATCACTTCAAGAAGAAGCTACATTATTCAAGTCTCTTGGCTCAGTTGGGGTCAAGGCGCATGAGTTTCTTGGCCATGTTTTGAAGCTTGCAATGGGAAAGAAATAA